The following proteins are encoded in a genomic region of Limosilactobacillus reuteri subsp. reuteri:
- a CDS encoding GNAT family N-acetyltransferase translates to MQWFDKQFTELTVNELFAILKLRAQVFNGEQQSSYPDPDDSDSLAHHVFATTNGEVVAYARYFIQNDVVTFGRVVVAPQARGIGLGGKIIEHLLSGIKVNFPNFKIIIHAQAYVEDFYKKYGFASVGDHFIEAEREHVTMVHEPLNDIYDK, encoded by the coding sequence ATGCAATGGTTTGATAAACAGTTTACTGAACTAACAGTTAATGAACTTTTTGCCATTCTTAAGTTACGAGCACAAGTTTTTAATGGAGAACAACAGAGTTCCTATCCTGATCCGGATGATAGCGACTCACTTGCGCACCATGTTTTTGCGACTACTAATGGTGAAGTAGTTGCTTATGCACGTTATTTTATTCAGAATGATGTTGTAACTTTTGGCCGCGTAGTTGTGGCTCCACAAGCACGCGGGATTGGTTTAGGTGGAAAGATTATTGAACATTTATTAAGTGGAATCAAAGTGAATTTCCCCAACTTTAAGATAATTATTCATGCTCAAGCCTATGTTGAAGATTTTTATAAAAAATATGGTTTTGCATCTGTTGGTGACCATTTTATAGAAGCCGAGCGCGAGCATGTTACGATGGTTCATGAACCGTTAAACGATATTTATGACAAATAA
- a CDS encoding Bax inhibitor-1 family protein encodes MDNFSPNRRNVVDITDLNKFLTKMYGLMTLAVLLSALTAWLVMTVFAQQFTAFMVNNRWGMWLIILLPIILTLGINFNATRSPGLCLFLLILTAIVYGITFAFIAGAYAGTDIATAFVSSASVFLTMAIIGTFSHRDFTRIGSYASAALIGLIIAMLVNFFVQSPMINYLLSIVAVIIFTALTAWDAQRMKNIYIECNGQVSSNGLAVLGALQLYLDFINLFISFLDIFGSSNDR; translated from the coding sequence ATGGATAATTTTTCACCAAATCGTCGAAACGTTGTTGATATTACCGACTTAAATAAGTTTTTAACAAAAATGTATGGTTTAATGACCCTAGCAGTATTGCTTTCTGCCTTAACTGCTTGGCTCGTAATGACTGTTTTCGCTCAGCAATTTACTGCTTTTATGGTCAATAACCGCTGGGGAATGTGGTTAATTATCCTCTTGCCAATCATCCTGACGTTGGGGATTAATTTTAATGCTACTCGCAGCCCTGGCCTTTGTCTGTTCCTATTAATTTTAACAGCAATCGTCTACGGAATTACCTTTGCTTTTATTGCAGGTGCTTATGCTGGCACTGATATTGCAACAGCTTTCGTTTCCTCAGCGAGTGTATTCTTAACAATGGCGATTATTGGTACTTTTTCTCATCGTGATTTTACGCGAATTGGTTCTTATGCCAGTGCAGCCTTAATTGGCTTGATCATCGCCATGCTGGTTAACTTTTTTGTCCAAAGCCCAATGATTAATTATCTGCTTTCGATCGTTGCCGTAATCATTTTTACAGCGTTAACTGCTTGGGATGCACAACGAATGAAAAATATCTATATCGAATGCAATGGTCAAGTCTCATCCAATGGACTGGCTGTTCTTGGCGCTTTACAGCTTTACCTTGATTTTATTAATCTCTTTATTAGCTTCTTAGACATTTTTGGATCAAGCAATGACAGATAA
- a CDS encoding GNAT family N-acetyltransferase yields the protein MDFKLMPLNEKDLPIFVPAMKDSFNQAAQVQDSSLEDVLPTEDIYASLTCDNAHGFKAVVDHEIVGGAIVQIDDQTHHNHLDFLYVDTAHQNKGIGYKIWTALEQKYPQTVLWETCTPYFDKRNIHFYINRCGFAAVEFYNQSHPDLNYETQNDTNNEMFRFEKRITLDD from the coding sequence ATGGATTTTAAGCTTATGCCACTTAATGAAAAAGATTTACCAATTTTTGTTCCTGCGATGAAAGATTCGTTTAATCAAGCAGCTCAAGTACAGGATAGCTCCTTAGAAGATGTATTACCGACTGAAGATATTTATGCATCTCTTACTTGTGATAATGCCCACGGATTTAAAGCGGTTGTAGATCATGAGATTGTGGGTGGCGCAATTGTACAAATCGATGATCAAACACATCACAATCATTTAGACTTTTTATACGTTGATACTGCACACCAAAATAAAGGAATTGGTTATAAAATTTGGACTGCATTAGAGCAGAAATATCCACAAACAGTTCTTTGGGAGACATGTACCCCGTATTTTGATAAACGAAATATTCATTTTTATATCAACCGTTGTGGCTTTGCTGCTGTAGAATTTTATAACCAAAGCCATCCAGATCTTAACTATGAAACTCAGAATGATACTAATAATGAAATGTTTCGCTTTGAAAAAAGAATTACTTTAGACGATTAA